Proteins encoded in a region of the Neoarius graeffei isolate fNeoGra1 chromosome 3, fNeoGra1.pri, whole genome shotgun sequence genome:
- the cfap36 gene encoding cilia- and flagella-associated protein 36 isoform X1, whose amino-acid sequence MAEDSEWVVESIVGYLGSPEWLIPLTDFLENKCSVFDDEEENKLSYTEIHQQYKELVEKLLENYMQEVGISEQQFLDACSSPFAKSKTLQAVFQPVLATNDFQIFRSMMVQKNVELQLQALRVIKERNGALPECLTDGTDVMSELEQQEMQILQEVLKRSKEEYEEEIARREHLAQKVGSASASLREEPVRNGTDPQAVAQTVNSISKKEEKVISERSSASTSPQASYNRSTDTKTLPAVRVPVKAPPTSLMSREKSANQAAESWLEEARKEAGISKPFRELTVAQQEQLQQRAEYLRQQRDKLQALKKEQKGKSIAVEETPSPIPAPAPAPPTQEISIEEKKKLQKRKHLAEKLKEEVIKK is encoded by the exons ATGGCGGAGGACAGTGAGTGGGTGGTGGAGAGCATCGTCGGGTATCTGGGCAGCCCCGAGTGGCTCATACCGCTCACTGATttcctggaaaacaaatgttcag TGTTCGATGATGAAGAAGAAAATAAATTATCGTATACAGAAATCCATCAGCAGTACAAAGAACTG GTCGAGAAGCTGTTAGAAAACTACATGCAGGAAGTCGGAATTAGCGAACAGCAGTTTCTGGATGCCTGCTCGTCCCCTTTTGCCAAGTCAAAAACCTTGCAG GCTGTGTTCCAGCCTGTGTTGGCCACAAATGACTTTCAGATATTTCGCTCGATGATGGTGCAGAAAAATGTGGAGCTGCAGCTTCAGGCCCTGCGTGTCATCAAGGAGAGGAATG GAGCCCTGCCTGAATGTTTGACCGATGGGACGGATGTAATGAGTGAACTGGAGCAGCAAGAGATGCAGATCCTCCAGGAGGTTCTCAA GCGGTCGAAAGAGGAGTACGAGGAGGAGATCGCTCGCAGAGAGCACTTAGCGCAGAAGGTCGGTTCCGCTTCCGCCAGCCTCCGTGAGGAACCAGTGAGAAACGGCACTGACCCTCAGGCCGTCGCCCAGACTGTCAACAGCATCAGCAAG AAAGAGGAGAAGGTGATTTCTGAGCGAAGTTCAGCCAGTACGTCTCCTCAGGCCTCTT ATAATCGTAGCACAGACACAAAGACACTCCCAGCAGTCCGAGTCCCGGTTAAGGCTCCTCCAACATCGCTGATGTCCCGAGAGAAAAGTGCCAACCAGGCAGCAGAGAGCTGGTTAGAGGAGGCACGGAAGGAAGCTGGAATCTCCAAACCCTTCCGA gagctaACAGTGGCACAGCAGGAGCAGCTGCAGCAGAGAGCTGAGTATCTGCGACAGCAGAGGGACAAACTGCAGGCACTGAAGAAAGAGCAGAAAGGAAAATCCATCGCTGTAGAGGAAACCCCCTCACCAATCCCAGCACCTGCCCCTGCACCTCCAACACAG
- the cfap36 gene encoding cilia- and flagella-associated protein 36 isoform X2 has product MAEDSEWVVESIVGYLGSPEWLIPLTDFLENKCSVFDDEEENKLSYTEIHQQYKELVEKLLENYMQEVGISEQQFLDACSSPFAKSKTLQAVFQPVLATNDFQIFRSMMVQKNVELQLQALRVIKERNGALPECLTDGTDVMSELEQQEMQILQEVLKRSKEEYEEEIARREHLAQKVGSASASLREEPVRNGTDPQAVAQTVNSISKKEEKVISERSSANNRSTDTKTLPAVRVPVKAPPTSLMSREKSANQAAESWLEEARKEAGISKPFRELTVAQQEQLQQRAEYLRQQRDKLQALKKEQKGKSIAVEETPSPIPAPAPAPPTQEISIEEKKKLQKRKHLAEKLKEEVIKK; this is encoded by the exons ATGGCGGAGGACAGTGAGTGGGTGGTGGAGAGCATCGTCGGGTATCTGGGCAGCCCCGAGTGGCTCATACCGCTCACTGATttcctggaaaacaaatgttcag TGTTCGATGATGAAGAAGAAAATAAATTATCGTATACAGAAATCCATCAGCAGTACAAAGAACTG GTCGAGAAGCTGTTAGAAAACTACATGCAGGAAGTCGGAATTAGCGAACAGCAGTTTCTGGATGCCTGCTCGTCCCCTTTTGCCAAGTCAAAAACCTTGCAG GCTGTGTTCCAGCCTGTGTTGGCCACAAATGACTTTCAGATATTTCGCTCGATGATGGTGCAGAAAAATGTGGAGCTGCAGCTTCAGGCCCTGCGTGTCATCAAGGAGAGGAATG GAGCCCTGCCTGAATGTTTGACCGATGGGACGGATGTAATGAGTGAACTGGAGCAGCAAGAGATGCAGATCCTCCAGGAGGTTCTCAA GCGGTCGAAAGAGGAGTACGAGGAGGAGATCGCTCGCAGAGAGCACTTAGCGCAGAAGGTCGGTTCCGCTTCCGCCAGCCTCCGTGAGGAACCAGTGAGAAACGGCACTGACCCTCAGGCCGTCGCCCAGACTGTCAACAGCATCAGCAAG AAAGAGGAGAAGGTGATTTCTGAGCGAAGTTCAGCCA ATAATCGTAGCACAGACACAAAGACACTCCCAGCAGTCCGAGTCCCGGTTAAGGCTCCTCCAACATCGCTGATGTCCCGAGAGAAAAGTGCCAACCAGGCAGCAGAGAGCTGGTTAGAGGAGGCACGGAAGGAAGCTGGAATCTCCAAACCCTTCCGA gagctaACAGTGGCACAGCAGGAGCAGCTGCAGCAGAGAGCTGAGTATCTGCGACAGCAGAGGGACAAACTGCAGGCACTGAAGAAAGAGCAGAAAGGAAAATCCATCGCTGTAGAGGAAACCCCCTCACCAATCCCAGCACCTGCCCCTGCACCTCCAACACAG